One stretch of Methylopila sp. 73B DNA includes these proteins:
- the rpsP gene encoding 30S ribosomal protein S16 — translation MALKIRLARGGAKKRPFYRIVIADSRYPRDGRFIERVGTYNPLLAKDAERVVLDAEKVKEWLAKGATPTDRVHRFLDQAGLLKRDARSNLTKGVPGKKAQERAEAAAAKSGAEAAE, via the coding sequence ATGGCCCTCAAGATCCGTCTCGCTCGTGGCGGCGCCAAGAAGCGTCCGTTCTATCGCATCGTGATCGCCGACTCGCGCTACCCGCGCGACGGCCGCTTCATCGAGCGCGTCGGCACCTACAACCCGCTGCTGGCCAAGGACGCCGAGCGGGTCGTGCTCGACGCCGAGAAGGTGAAGGAGTGGCTGGCCAAGGGCGCGACCCCGACCGACCGCGTGCACCGCTTCCTCGACCAGGCCGGCCTGCTGAAGCGCGACGCGCGCAGCAACCTGACCAAGGGCGTCCCGGGCAAGAAGGCCCAGGAGCGCGCCGAGGCCGCCGCCGCCAAGTCAGGCGCCGAAGCCGCCGAGTAA
- the dapF gene encoding diaminopimelate epimerase, whose product MPDATTASTLIGRPFAKMNGLGNEILVVDLRDGGSVTAAVARALAQRPETRFDQLMALHPGLDGVAAFMRIYNADGSEVSACGNGTRCVAWLLMRDAGVRDLVLETDAGLLLCSAGAEPDQVTVDMGAPRFGWADIPLAEEFADTRAIELQLGPIDAPLLHSPSVANVGNPHAIFWVEDLSVVDLRRSGPLLENHPLFPERANISLAKVTSKSAITLKVWERGAGLTLACGTAACAAAVSAARTRRTGRDVVVTLPGGPLRIVWREGDDHILMSGPATLEHEGRITAELLDAVSA is encoded by the coding sequence ATGCCGGACGCCACCACTGCAAGCACGCTGATCGGTCGCCCGTTCGCGAAGATGAACGGTCTCGGCAACGAGATCCTGGTGGTCGACCTGCGCGACGGCGGCTCCGTCACGGCCGCCGTCGCGCGGGCGCTCGCGCAGCGCCCCGAGACCCGGTTCGACCAGCTCATGGCGCTCCATCCCGGCCTGGACGGCGTCGCCGCCTTCATGCGCATCTACAACGCGGACGGCTCGGAGGTTTCGGCCTGCGGCAACGGCACGCGCTGCGTGGCCTGGCTGCTCATGCGCGACGCGGGCGTCCGCGACCTCGTGCTCGAAACCGACGCCGGCCTGCTGCTGTGCTCGGCCGGCGCGGAGCCGGACCAGGTCACCGTCGACATGGGCGCGCCGCGCTTCGGCTGGGCCGACATCCCGCTGGCCGAAGAGTTCGCCGACACCCGGGCGATCGAGCTTCAGCTCGGACCGATCGACGCCCCGCTGCTGCATTCGCCCTCCGTCGCGAACGTCGGCAACCCGCACGCGATCTTTTGGGTCGAGGACCTCTCCGTGGTCGATCTGCGCCGGTCCGGCCCGCTGCTCGAAAACCACCCGCTGTTCCCCGAGCGCGCCAACATCTCGCTCGCCAAGGTGACCTCAAAGAGCGCGATCACGCTCAAGGTCTGGGAGCGCGGCGCGGGGCTCACGCTCGCCTGCGGCACCGCGGCCTGCGCCGCCGCCGTCTCGGCCGCGCGCACCCGCCGCACCGGCCGGGACGTCGTCGTGACGCTGCCCGGAGGCCCGCTGCGCATCGTCTGGCGCGAGGGCGACGACCACATCCTGATGTCCGGCCCCGCGACCCTCGAGCACGAGGGCCGGATCACGGCCGAACTGCTGGACGCGGTCTCGGCCTAA
- a CDS encoding (2Fe-2S)-binding protein, giving the protein MIKLNINGEARSVDVDADTPLLWVIRDDIGLTGTKFGCGQALCGACTVHMDGQAVRSCQTMAGDVGDAKIVTIEGLVGADASKEGKAVQAAWRALDVVQCGYCQSGQMMSAAALLTENKTPTDDDIDAAMSGNVCRCATYHRVRAAIHDAAKRLEA; this is encoded by the coding sequence ATGATCAAGCTCAACATCAACGGCGAGGCGCGGTCCGTCGACGTCGACGCCGACACCCCGCTGCTCTGGGTCATCCGCGACGACATCGGGTTGACCGGCACCAAGTTCGGCTGCGGCCAAGCGCTCTGCGGCGCCTGCACCGTGCACATGGACGGCCAGGCCGTCCGCTCCTGCCAGACCATGGCGGGCGACGTCGGCGACGCCAAGATCGTCACCATCGAGGGCCTCGTCGGGGCCGACGCCTCGAAGGAAGGCAAGGCCGTGCAGGCCGCCTGGCGCGCGCTCGACGTGGTCCAGTGCGGCTACTGCCAGTCCGGCCAGATGATGTCGGCCGCGGCGCTCCTCACCGAAAACAAGACGCCGACGGACGACGACATCGACGCCGCCATGAGCGGCAACGTCTGCCGCTGCGCGACCTACCACCGCGTCCGCGCCGCGATCCATGACGCCGCCAAGCGGTTGGAGGCCTGA
- a CDS encoding tyrosine-type recombinase/integrase, with translation MARRAGLKNFQTLDGRHYTRLAIPAPLRPYLDGKSELRHAHGDSFTVAERNHNAVIARFLDKLDWARAKHAADHAPAKAVMRDRPMSLGEFARGHYASQLQLDAVMRDHLPAFARIGIDDTYVSSLREIRAGTASDEQIEATIGDIIGAYRQRGHANLAYGSPGYRSAARDLAGVEYEALSRMAERDDGDPEAEPTHRLLTEAEPAAALQPKGDAVSILGLLAGYLKELAKSGGGAEAGKRWTPGFKNFVRFLGHDDARLISKQNVLDWKDELLEELSPKTVRDTNIAALRAVLTWAIDNRKLPEGTTNPAAGIKIRVTKKTLDRPKGFTLDEAHAILKAARAYQPAHSDNPATRESEHVTAAKRWTPWLCAFSGARISEMTQLRTQDIMTEDGVTFMRITPDAGSVKTGKFRDVPLHRQLVELGFLDFVKRAEPGPLFFNGKTARRGTRHASKYAAQRMAMWIREVVPSIPMEVQPNHGWRHRFKSVSFGLDVNSRVIDAIEGHAAKTAGDNYGDVDISAKAKVIAKFPHYDLSHCIGGDAR, from the coding sequence ATGGCGCGCAGGGCCGGGCTCAAAAATTTCCAGACGCTCGACGGGCGGCACTACACGCGGCTCGCGATCCCCGCGCCCTTGCGCCCCTATCTCGATGGCAAGAGCGAACTGCGCCACGCCCATGGCGACAGCTTCACGGTCGCGGAGCGCAACCACAATGCCGTCATCGCCCGCTTCCTCGACAAGCTCGATTGGGCGAGGGCGAAGCACGCCGCCGACCACGCACCTGCGAAGGCCGTGATGCGCGACCGCCCCATGTCGCTCGGCGAGTTCGCGCGCGGTCACTACGCGTCGCAGCTCCAGCTAGACGCAGTGATGCGAGACCACCTTCCCGCCTTCGCACGCATCGGCATCGATGACACATACGTTTCGTCGCTGCGTGAGATCAGGGCCGGCACCGCGTCCGACGAGCAGATCGAGGCGACGATCGGCGACATCATCGGTGCTTACCGCCAACGTGGTCACGCCAATCTGGCTTATGGCTCGCCGGGCTACCGATCGGCCGCCCGTGACCTCGCTGGCGTCGAGTATGAGGCGCTTTCGCGAATGGCCGAACGCGACGACGGCGATCCCGAGGCAGAGCCAACGCACCGTCTTCTCACGGAAGCTGAACCGGCCGCTGCCCTTCAACCGAAGGGCGACGCCGTGTCGATCCTCGGGCTGCTCGCGGGCTATCTGAAGGAGCTGGCGAAGTCGGGCGGTGGAGCCGAAGCCGGCAAGCGCTGGACGCCCGGCTTCAAAAACTTCGTCCGCTTCCTCGGGCACGATGACGCCCGCCTCATCAGCAAACAGAACGTCCTCGACTGGAAGGACGAGCTTCTCGAAGAGCTGTCGCCGAAGACCGTGCGCGACACGAACATCGCGGCGCTGCGGGCCGTGCTGACGTGGGCGATCGACAATAGGAAGCTGCCCGAGGGCACGACCAATCCAGCGGCCGGCATCAAGATTCGCGTTACGAAGAAGACCCTCGACAGGCCGAAGGGCTTCACCCTCGACGAGGCTCACGCGATCCTGAAGGCAGCTCGCGCCTATCAGCCGGCGCATTCCGACAACCCCGCGACCCGCGAGAGCGAGCACGTCACGGCGGCGAAGCGCTGGACGCCGTGGCTTTGCGCCTTCTCAGGCGCGCGCATCTCGGAGATGACGCAGCTTCGGACGCAGGACATCATGACCGAAGATGGCGTCACCTTCATGCGCATCACGCCGGACGCAGGGTCGGTCAAGACGGGCAAATTTCGCGACGTGCCCCTGCACCGGCAGCTCGTCGAGTTGGGCTTCCTCGACTTCGTGAAGCGCGCCGAGCCGGGCCCGCTCTTCTTCAACGGCAAGACTGCACGCCGTGGCACGCGACACGCCTCAAAATACGCCGCGCAACGCATGGCGATGTGGATCAGGGAAGTCGTGCCGTCGATCCCCATGGAAGTTCAGCCGAACCATGGATGGCGGCACCGCTTCAAGAGCGTGTCGTTCGGCCTCGACGTGAACAGCCGCGTAATTGACGCCATCGAAGGACACGCCGCCAAAACGGCTGGCGATAATTATGGCGACGTCGACATCTCGGCGAAGGCGAAGGTGATAGCAAAGTTTCCACACTATGACCTTTCGCACTGCATAGGTGGAGATGCGCGCTAG
- the rimM gene encoding ribosome maturation factor RimM (Essential for efficient processing of 16S rRNA): MPPSRLVQIGVIGAAHGVRGEVRVKAFTAELTALKRYKPVTDEAGTRVFAVSTLRPLKDDMLVVRFKGIDSREQAEALNGVGLYISRDELPPAEEDEFYWADLIGLKMERADGAPIGEVIAVTNFGADDLLEVRLEGQKRTVYVPFTKAVVPVVDVAGGRLVADPPDGLLDEPTDGEQA; encoded by the coding sequence ATGCCCCCGTCCCGCCTCGTCCAGATCGGCGTGATCGGCGCCGCCCACGGCGTCCGGGGAGAGGTGCGCGTCAAGGCCTTCACCGCGGAGCTGACCGCGCTCAAGCGCTACAAGCCCGTCACCGACGAGGCCGGGACCCGCGTGTTCGCGGTCTCGACCCTGCGGCCGCTGAAGGACGACATGCTGGTCGTCCGCTTCAAGGGAATCGACAGCCGCGAGCAGGCCGAAGCTCTGAACGGCGTCGGTCTCTACATCTCGCGCGACGAGTTGCCTCCTGCCGAGGAGGACGAGTTCTACTGGGCCGACCTGATCGGCCTGAAGATGGAGCGCGCGGACGGCGCTCCGATCGGCGAGGTGATCGCCGTGACCAACTTCGGAGCCGACGACCTGCTGGAGGTCCGTCTCGAGGGCCAGAAGCGCACGGTCTACGTGCCTTTCACGAAGGCGGTCGTCCCCGTGGTGGACGTCGCCGGCGGCCGCCTGGTCGCCGATCCGCCGGACGGTCTGCTGGACGAACCGACGGACGGCGAGCAGGCCTGA
- the panE gene encoding 2-dehydropantoate 2-reductase, giving the protein MRILILGAGGIGGYFGARLAAAGVDVTFLVRPARAERLARDGLVVTSTYGDVTQRVVAVTAAVEPFDAVLLSCKAYDLDSAIEAITPAVGPDTLVLPLLNGVRHLDALDAAFGKERVLGGVALIGVTMTADGAIKHLNKLQGFVLGARLPEQQARAAALHAELEKGGFAPELSTDVMQQMWEKFTMLATFAGVTCLMRAPVGAIMQADDGEALVRALFGECANVSTANGHAPREAFVAQSLGMLTAPGSPATASMLRDVESGGRTEHDHILGDLRDRGRAAGVAVPTLAIAYAHLQAYAARKAMESA; this is encoded by the coding sequence ATGCGCATTCTGATTCTCGGGGCCGGCGGCATAGGCGGCTATTTCGGCGCGCGGCTCGCGGCGGCCGGCGTCGACGTGACCTTTCTGGTGCGTCCCGCCCGCGCCGAGCGGCTGGCGCGCGACGGCCTCGTGGTGACGAGCACCTACGGCGACGTGACCCAGCGCGTCGTCGCCGTCACCGCGGCCGTCGAGCCGTTCGACGCCGTGCTGCTCTCCTGCAAGGCCTACGATCTCGACAGCGCGATCGAGGCGATCACGCCGGCCGTCGGGCCCGACACGCTGGTGCTTCCGCTGCTGAACGGGGTCCGCCACCTCGACGCGCTCGACGCGGCGTTCGGCAAGGAGCGCGTGCTGGGCGGCGTGGCGCTGATCGGCGTCACCATGACCGCCGACGGCGCGATCAAGCACCTCAACAAGCTGCAGGGCTTCGTGCTGGGCGCCCGGCTCCCCGAGCAGCAGGCGCGCGCCGCGGCGCTGCACGCGGAGCTCGAAAAGGGCGGCTTCGCGCCCGAACTGAGCACGGACGTCATGCAGCAGATGTGGGAGAAGTTCACGATGCTCGCGACCTTCGCCGGCGTCACCTGCCTGATGCGGGCGCCCGTCGGCGCGATCATGCAGGCCGACGACGGCGAGGCGCTCGTCCGGGCGCTGTTCGGCGAGTGCGCGAACGTCTCGACGGCGAATGGCCACGCCCCGCGCGAGGCGTTCGTGGCCCAGAGCCTCGGCATGCTGACCGCGCCGGGCTCGCCCGCGACCGCCTCGATGCTGCGCGACGTCGAGAGCGGCGGCCGCACGGAGCATGACCACATCCTCGGCGACCTGCGCGACCGGGGCCGGGCGGCGGGCGTCGCCGTGCCCACGCTCGCGATCGCCTACGCCCACCTGCAGGCCTACGCCGCGCGGAAGGCGATGGAGTCCGCCTGA
- the ffh gene encoding signal recognition particle protein gives MFDTLTDRLSGILDRLTRRGALTEADVAEAMREVRRALLEADVALEVVRSFVDRVKERAVGVDVVKSVTPGQMVVKIVHDELVAMLGSDAQGISLAAAAPVPILMVGLQGSGKTTSTAKIARRLTQRDKRKVLMASLDTRRPAAMEQLATLGKQTEVATLPIVAGQTAVQIARRAMEAGRLGGYDVVLLDTAGRTTLDEALMAEVVEVKTITNPHEVLLVVDALTGQDAVTTARAFDQAVGVTGIVLTRVDGDGRGGAALSMRAVTGKPIKLVGTGERFDAVDEFHPERIANRILGMGDVVALVEKAAAEIDAEKAAKTAERMRKGQFDLNDLKDQLQQMQRMGGMSGVMSLLPGVANLKKQMAGANLDEGMFKRQAAIIDSMTKAERANPDLLKASRKKRVAAGSGTKVEEINKLLKMHRQMADMMKMMGKAGKSGRGPLAGLGAALGFGGGGAPAIPPEALDDLKKGKMPEGLPPGFPGGGFPGGAGGLPPGFPGLGGGPKLPGLGGFPGLGKKK, from the coding sequence ATGTTCGACACGCTGACCGACCGCCTGAGCGGCATTCTCGACCGCCTGACCCGACGCGGCGCCTTGACCGAGGCGGACGTGGCCGAGGCCATGCGCGAGGTGCGCCGGGCGCTGCTCGAGGCCGACGTCGCGCTCGAGGTCGTCCGCTCCTTCGTGGATCGGGTGAAGGAGCGCGCGGTCGGCGTCGACGTCGTCAAGTCGGTCACGCCCGGCCAGATGGTCGTCAAGATCGTCCATGACGAGCTGGTCGCGATGCTCGGCTCGGACGCGCAGGGCATCAGCCTCGCGGCCGCGGCCCCCGTGCCGATCCTGATGGTCGGCCTGCAGGGCTCGGGCAAGACCACCTCGACCGCCAAGATCGCCCGCCGGCTCACCCAGCGCGACAAGCGCAAGGTGCTGATGGCCTCGCTCGACACGCGCCGCCCGGCCGCGATGGAGCAGCTCGCGACGCTGGGCAAGCAGACCGAGGTCGCGACGCTCCCGATCGTCGCCGGCCAGACCGCGGTGCAGATCGCCCGGCGCGCGATGGAGGCTGGCCGTCTCGGCGGCTACGACGTGGTGCTGCTCGACACCGCCGGCCGCACCACCCTCGACGAGGCCCTGATGGCCGAGGTCGTCGAGGTCAAGACGATCACCAACCCGCACGAGGTCCTGCTCGTCGTCGACGCCCTTACCGGCCAGGACGCGGTGACGACGGCGCGCGCCTTCGACCAGGCGGTCGGCGTCACCGGCATCGTGCTGACCCGCGTCGACGGCGACGGCCGCGGCGGCGCGGCGCTCTCCATGCGCGCGGTCACCGGCAAGCCGATCAAGCTCGTCGGCACAGGCGAGCGCTTCGACGCGGTGGATGAGTTCCACCCCGAGCGCATCGCCAACCGCATCCTCGGCATGGGCGACGTGGTCGCGCTCGTCGAGAAGGCTGCGGCCGAGATCGACGCCGAGAAGGCGGCGAAGACCGCCGAGCGGATGCGCAAGGGTCAGTTCGACCTGAACGACCTGAAGGACCAGCTGCAGCAGATGCAGCGCATGGGCGGCATGTCCGGCGTGATGTCGCTGCTGCCGGGCGTCGCCAATCTGAAGAAGCAGATGGCCGGCGCGAACCTCGACGAGGGCATGTTCAAGCGCCAGGCCGCGATCATCGACTCGATGACCAAGGCCGAGCGCGCCAACCCCGACCTGCTGAAGGCCTCGCGCAAGAAGCGCGTCGCGGCGGGGTCGGGCACGAAGGTCGAGGAGATCAATAAGCTCCTGAAAATGCACCGCCAGATGGCGGACATGATGAAGATGATGGGCAAGGCCGGGAAGTCGGGCCGCGGGCCCCTCGCCGGCCTCGGCGCGGCGCTCGGCTTCGGCGGCGGCGGCGCGCCCGCCATCCCGCCCGAGGCGCTCGATGACCTCAAGAAGGGCAAGATGCCCGAGGGCCTGCCCCCGGGCTTCCCCGGCGGCGGCTTTCCCGGCGGCGCCGGCGGCCTCCCCCCCGGTTTCCCAGGTCTCGGCGGCGGCCCGAAGCTGCCGGGCCTGGGCGGCTTCCCCGGCCTGGGGAAGAAGAAGTGA
- a CDS encoding xanthine dehydrogenase family protein molybdopterin-binding subunit has product MIPHSETTAHTKIPAAKPLDLSRRGFLAVAGGAGLGLMVGLKVDPAAAQGAAGGVVQFNPFVKVAPDGAITVVVKHLDMGQGPTTGLATLIAEEMDADWSQMRTEFAPADGNLYANLAFKAQGTGGSTAMANSWEQYRTAGATARAVLVKAAADKWQVAQGEISVDKGVLTHPSGKRGTYGEFAEAASKIPAPTGMAQETPYKDASKFKLIGKEGLHRIDNDPKTDGTAIYTQDVKLPGMLAAAVAHPPRFGGKVKSFDDAEAKKVKGVERVVQIPSGVVVLAKSTWAAFKGRDALKVEWDFSAAENRGSDELLAMAKDAVAKPGVATATNTGDAEGALKGAAKVIEADYAFPYLAHAPMEPLNCVVNLKKDRAHLIYAAQFQAIDQPTVAALTGLKPEQVTIETVWAGGSFGRRAVPAADYVTEAVMIAKAIDGAVPIKLVWTREDDTKAGYYRPFYAHKVRAAIGADGMPVAWHHRVAGQSIFSGTALEAMAVKDGVDETSVEGASNLAYAVPNLKVELTTLKVGVPVLWWRSVGHTHTAHVVETMIDELAYAAGKDPVEYRLALLKDKPRHTAALKLAAEKSGWGAKLEKGKGRGVSVHESFNTMVAQVVDVSIQKDGSIKVDRVVAAVDCGVVINPDVVRAQIEGGVGFGLGAALRNAITLKNGEVEQANFDTYEPLRIEDMPKVEVYTVKSEQKPSGVGEPGVPPLAPALANAIFSATGERVRDLPLGDRKFKSA; this is encoded by the coding sequence ATGATTCCGCACAGCGAAACGACCGCTCACACCAAGATCCCCGCCGCGAAGCCGCTCGACCTCAGCCGCCGCGGCTTCCTCGCCGTCGCCGGCGGCGCCGGCCTCGGCCTGATGGTCGGCCTCAAGGTCGATCCCGCCGCGGCCCAGGGCGCCGCGGGCGGCGTCGTGCAGTTCAACCCCTTCGTGAAGGTCGCGCCGGACGGCGCGATCACCGTCGTCGTCAAGCACCTCGACATGGGGCAGGGGCCGACCACGGGCCTCGCCACCCTCATCGCCGAGGAGATGGACGCCGACTGGAGCCAGATGCGCACCGAGTTCGCGCCGGCCGACGGCAACCTCTACGCCAACCTCGCCTTCAAGGCGCAGGGCACCGGCGGCTCCACCGCCATGGCGAACTCCTGGGAGCAGTACCGCACCGCGGGCGCGACCGCGCGCGCTGTGCTGGTGAAGGCCGCCGCCGACAAGTGGCAGGTGGCGCAGGGCGAGATCAGCGTCGACAAGGGCGTGCTCACCCACCCCTCCGGCAAGCGCGGGACCTACGGCGAGTTCGCCGAGGCCGCCTCCAAGATCCCGGCCCCGACCGGCATGGCGCAGGAGACGCCCTACAAGGACGCCTCGAAGTTCAAGCTGATCGGCAAGGAGGGCCTCCACCGGATCGACAACGACCCGAAGACCGACGGCACGGCGATCTACACCCAGGACGTCAAGCTGCCCGGCATGCTGGCGGCCGCCGTCGCCCATCCCCCCCGCTTCGGGGGCAAGGTGAAGAGCTTCGACGACGCCGAGGCAAAGAAGGTCAAGGGCGTCGAGCGGGTCGTGCAGATCCCCTCGGGCGTCGTGGTGCTGGCGAAGTCCACCTGGGCGGCCTTCAAGGGCCGCGACGCGCTGAAGGTCGAGTGGGACTTCTCGGCCGCCGAGAACCGCGGCTCCGACGAGCTGCTGGCGATGGCCAAGGACGCGGTGGCGAAGCCCGGCGTCGCGACCGCGACCAACACCGGGGACGCGGAGGGCGCGCTGAAGGGCGCGGCCAAGGTGATCGAGGCGGACTACGCCTTCCCCTATCTGGCGCACGCGCCGATGGAGCCGCTGAACTGCGTCGTCAATCTCAAGAAGGACCGCGCGCATCTGATCTACGCCGCGCAGTTCCAGGCGATCGACCAGCCGACGGTGGCCGCTCTCACCGGCCTTAAGCCGGAACAGGTGACGATCGAGACGGTGTGGGCCGGCGGCAGCTTCGGCCGCCGCGCGGTGCCGGCCGCGGACTACGTGACGGAAGCCGTGATGATCGCCAAGGCGATCGACGGCGCGGTTCCGATCAAGCTGGTCTGGACCCGCGAGGACGACACCAAGGCCGGCTACTACCGGCCGTTCTACGCCCACAAGGTGCGCGCCGCGATCGGCGCGGACGGCATGCCGGTCGCCTGGCATCACCGCGTCGCCGGCCAGTCGATCTTCTCGGGCACCGCGCTCGAGGCCATGGCGGTGAAGGACGGCGTCGACGAGACCTCGGTCGAAGGCGCGTCGAACCTCGCCTACGCCGTGCCGAACCTGAAGGTCGAGCTCACGACCCTGAAGGTCGGCGTGCCGGTGCTGTGGTGGCGGTCGGTCGGCCACACCCACACCGCGCACGTGGTCGAGACCATGATCGACGAGCTGGCGTACGCCGCCGGCAAGGACCCCGTCGAGTACCGGCTCGCGCTGCTCAAGGACAAGCCGCGCCACACCGCGGCGCTGAAGCTTGCGGCGGAGAAGTCCGGCTGGGGCGCCAAGCTCGAGAAGGGCAAGGGCCGCGGCGTTTCGGTGCACGAGAGCTTCAACACCATGGTCGCCCAGGTGGTGGACGTCTCGATCCAGAAGGACGGCTCGATCAAGGTCGACCGCGTGGTGGCGGCCGTGGACTGCGGCGTGGTGATCAATCCCGACGTGGTGCGGGCGCAGATCGAGGGCGGCGTGGGCTTCGGCCTCGGCGCGGCGCTGCGCAACGCCATCACGCTGAAGAACGGCGAGGTCGAGCAGGCAAACTTCGACACCTACGAGCCGCTCCGGATCGAGGACATGCCGAAGGTCGAGGTCTACACGGTCAAGTCCGAGCAGAAGCCGTCGGGCGTCGGCGAGCCCGGCGTGCCGCCGCTCGCGCCGGCGCTCGCCAACGCGATCTTCTCCGCCACCGGCGAGCGTGTCCGCGACCTGCCCCTCGGCGACCGCAAGTTCAAGAGCGCCTGA
- the recR gene encoding recombination mediator RecR, whose translation MSRSAAGPEIERLIQLLAKLPGLGPRSARRAALHLLTRKDKLLEPLSDAMRVACQRVATCSVCANVDTQDPCAICRDAKRDSTVIVVVEDVSDLWALERSGAVSSRYHVLGGTLSPLDGRGPEDLNIGTLVERAMAEKVTEVILAVNATVEGQTTAHYVTDALSETGVRVTRLAHGVPVGGELDYLDDGTLAAAIRSRTTF comes from the coding sequence ATGTCCCGCTCCGCCGCCGGCCCCGAGATCGAACGCCTGATCCAGCTGCTGGCGAAGCTGCCGGGGCTTGGCCCCCGCTCGGCGCGGCGGGCGGCGCTGCATCTGCTGACGCGCAAGGACAAGTTGCTGGAGCCGCTGTCGGACGCGATGCGGGTGGCCTGCCAGCGGGTCGCGACCTGCTCCGTCTGCGCCAACGTCGACACCCAGGATCCATGCGCCATCTGCCGCGACGCGAAGCGCGACAGCACGGTGATCGTGGTCGTCGAGGACGTGTCCGATCTCTGGGCGCTGGAGCGTTCGGGCGCGGTGTCGTCGCGCTACCACGTGCTCGGCGGCACGCTGTCGCCGCTCGACGGGCGGGGGCCCGAGGACCTCAACATCGGAACGCTCGTCGAGCGGGCCATGGCGGAGAAGGTGACGGAGGTGATCCTCGCGGTGAACGCCACTGTCGAGGGCCAGACCACGGCGCACTATGTCACCGACGCCCTGTCCGAGACCGGCGTGCGGGTGACGCGCCTCGCCCACGGCGTGCCGGTGGGCGGCGAGCTCGACTATCTCGACGACGGCACGCTAGCCGCCGCGATCCGCAGCCGCACGACGTTCTGA
- a CDS encoding YbaB/EbfC family nucleoid-associated protein, whose protein sequence is MRDIMGMMAKAKELQQKMQDAQAELEQVTVQGAAGGGLVQLTLTAKGDLRGLKIDPSLLKPEDVEILEDLIVAAHADAKSKAEAAMQEKMSGLTAGLPIPPGMKLF, encoded by the coding sequence TTGCGCGACATCATGGGCATGATGGCCAAGGCCAAGGAGCTCCAGCAGAAGATGCAGGACGCCCAGGCCGAGCTCGAACAGGTGACGGTGCAGGGCGCGGCCGGCGGCGGCCTTGTCCAGCTCACCCTGACGGCGAAGGGCGACCTGCGCGGCCTGAAGATCGACCCCTCGCTGCTGAAGCCCGAGGACGTCGAGATCCTCGAGGACCTGATCGTCGCCGCGCATGCGGACGCCAAGTCGAAGGCGGAAGCCGCGATGCAGGAGAAGATGTCCGGCCTCACCGCGGGCCTGCCGATCCCTCCGGGCATGAAGCTGTTCTGA